The Populus trichocarpa isolate Nisqually-1 chromosome 2, P.trichocarpa_v4.1, whole genome shotgun sequence genome has a window encoding:
- the LOC18096428 gene encoding pectinesterase inhibitor 10: MELNKFILLLISSSLLPFLAGATFEAPGIADALGPAMSSLSAATTRSPLPPPVVSPTIRSPFPSPVSSPSPPDSPAHSSSTLPLLSNNAALTKICDVTRYPAECLATIAPFLTGETNPISVLKIGIHALQKSFEEATAVATKIINDLSTTAAVKAPLDTCVESFDSGIAVLNDALTAISAHDIGRLSTKLSSALTYSDTCEEAFAEQPDLESPLQETGQHLDKLASINLAISASLQWS; encoded by the coding sequence atggAGCTTAACAAGTTCATCCTTCTCCTTATTTCCTCTTCTCTCCTCCCATTTTTGGCCGGGGCCACTTTTGAGGCTCCAGGGATTGCTGATGCCCTAGGGCCGGCCATGTCTTCCTTATCTGCGGCAACCACCCGATCCCCATTGCCACCTCCAGTTGTCTCCCCCACCATTCGATCCCCATTTCCGTCGCCAGTTTCCTCCCCATCACCGCCTGATTCTCCAGCACATTCATCCTCCACACTGCCATTACTATCCAACAATGCTGCACTGACGAAAATATGTGACGTAACCCGTTACCCAGCAGAATGTCTTGCCACCATTGCTCCTTTCCTAACTGGCGAAACCAATCCCATTTCAGTCCTTAAAATCGGGATACATGCTCTCCAAAAGAGTTTTGAAGAGGCCACGGCTGTTGCCACGAAAATAATCAACGATCTCTCTACAACAGCAGCGGTTAAGGCCCCCCTTGACACATGCGTTGAGTCTTTTGATAGCGGAATCGCTGTTCTCAATGACGCTTTGACTGCAATTTCCGCTCACGACATAGGCAGGCTGAGCACTAAGCTAAGTTCCGCTTTAACATATTCTGACACATGTGAGGAAGCATTTGCCGAGCAACCAGACCTCGAATCACCATTGCAAGAGACGGGTCAGCATCTGGATAAGTTGGCTAGCATCAACTTGGCCATTTCTGCATCTCTCCAATGGAGTTAA
- the LOC18110145 gene encoding pectinesterase inhibitor 10: protein MELNKFILLLISSSILPFLAGATFEAPGIADALGPAMSSLSAATTRSPLPPPVVSPTMRSPFPSPVSSPSPPDSPAHSSSTLPLLSNNAALTKICDVTRYPAECLATIAPFLTGETNPISVLKIGIHALQKSFEEATAVATKVINDLSTTAAVKAPLDTCVESFDSGIAVLNDALTAISAHDIGRLSTKLSAALTYSDTCEEAFAEQPDLESPLKETAQHLDKLASINLAISASLQWS from the coding sequence atggAGCTTAACAAGTTCATCCTTCTCCTTATTTCCTCTTCTATCCTCCCATTTTTGGCCGGGGCCACTTTTGAGGCTCCAGGGATTGCTGATGCCCTAGGGCCGGCCATGTCTTCCTTATCTGCGGCAACCACCCGATCCCCATTGCCACCTCCAGTTGTCTCCCCCACCATGCGATCCCCATTTCCGTCGCCAGTTTCCTCCCCATCACCGCCTGATTCTCCAGCACATTCATCCTCCACACTGCCATTACTATCCAACAATGCTGCACTGACGAAAATATGTGACGTAACCCGTTACCCAGCAGAATGTCTTGCCACCATTGCTCCTTTCCTAACTGGCGAAACCAATCCCATTTCAGTCCTTAAAATCGGGATACATGCTCTCCAAAAGAGTTTTGAAGAGGCCACGGCTGTTGCCACGAAAGTAATCAACGATCTCTCTACAACAGCAGCGGTTAAGGCCCCCCTTGACACATGCGTTGAGTCTTTTGATAGCGGAATCGCTGTTCTCAATGACGCTTTGACTGCAATTTCCGCTCACGACATAGGCAGGCTGAGCACTAAGCTAAGTGCCGCTTTAACATATTCTGACACATGTGAGGAAGCATTTGCCGAGCAACCAGACCTCGAATCACCATTGAAAGAGACGGCTCAGCATCTGGATAAGTTGGCTAGCATCAACTTGGCCATTTCTGCATCTCTCCAATGGAGTTAA